From Plasmodium knowlesi strain H genome assembly, chromosome: 6, one genomic window encodes:
- a CDS encoding endomembrane protein 70, putative, with protein MIYKFFFFALVVVFLHCVQDVASYLPGMNPTIYKKGDKVIISVKNLSSRRAVTSLDYFTFPLCSADNPSISGEEAPNIFKILSGDHLHTTSIQTTFLRDTSCAFYCRIYIDDNAYDKLKHLILYNYNMIYSVDNLDIFREDPRRKGFYYTGIPVGYIQDKNYLLYTYFQITILYNNNGGQSDKNYIVGFEVEPRSVNFEQNEQCQQNQATMPMEKNKYVTFKYDIKYVQSENSFQHRSEHYYRNLNDQSMIHWFSIMNSIILIILLWFFISSILIKALHKDINKYNRLNTNIFETDDIDDRGWKLVHGDVFRKPINSTFFSAFVGVGIQIIFMVLVCAFVLLIGIYKYKHRYRYIQVMFFMWTLISSISGYSSSRLYKLFKSKHVKLTIFRTSLIYPVILFLIFFLINLVLHYEHSNTAISFSSLTFVCILWFGISVPLICLGSYIGNKKSPIELPVRVNNIPRHIPKQPLLNSFFVSCFLVGLILFATMYTELFFLFTSLWKSNMYYLFGFLFLVIFLLGLLSAQLSIALTYYSLSCEDYNWWWKSFVAPGSSGLFLFLYSIYYFFIKLSISSFAETFIYFAYSFIMSYTCFIYTGTAGFLASFVFLRKIYSSIKVD; from the exons ATGATatacaagtttttttttttcgccctcGTGGTGGTCTTCCTCCACTGCGTCCAAGATGTGGCGTCCTACCTACCTGGGATGAACCCAACG ATCTACAAAAAGGGCGATAAAGTCATCATCAGCGTGAAGAACCTTTCCAGCCGGCGAGCGGTGACTAGCCTGGACTACTTCACTTTCCCACTTTGCTCCGCAGACAACCCAAGCATATCTGGCGAGGAGGCGCcgaatattttcaaaatccTCTCCGGGGACCATCTGCATACCACCTCTATACAAACCACTTTCCTCAGAGACACCAGTTGTGCTTTCTATTGTAGAATCTACATAGACGACAACGCGTATGATAAATTAAAGCACCTCATTCTCTATAACTACAACATGATTTATTCGGTAGATAATTTAGATATTTTCCGGGAGGATCCTCGACGGAAGGGATTTTACTACACGGGCATTCCCGTCGGCTATATCCAGGAT AAGAACTACCTGTTGTACACGTACTTCCAAATCACCATCCTATACAACAACAACGGTGGTCAGTCGGATAAGAATTACATCGTGGGGTTCGAGGTGGAGCCCAGGAG CGTGAACTTCGAGCAGAACGAGCAGTGCCAACAGAACCAGGCGACAATGCcaatggagaaaaacaaatatgtAACCTTCAAGTACGACATCAAGTACGTTCAAAGTGAGAACTCCTTCCAACACAGATCAGAGCACTATTATAGAAATCTTAACGACCAAAGTATGATTCACTGGTTTTCCATAATGAACAGCATTATCTTGATTATCCTCCTATGGTTCTTCATAAGTTCAATCCTCATAAAAGCTTTACATAAGGATATCAACAAATATAATCGATTAAACACAAACATATTTGAAACAGATGATATTGATGACAGAGGATGGAAGTTAGTCCATGGAGATGTTTTTAGGAAACCAATAAACTCTACCTTCTTTTCAGCTTTTGTTGGCGTCGGCATACAGATAATTTTCATGGTTCTTGTCTGTGCATTCGTTTTACTCATTGggatatataaatataagcACAGGTATCGGTACATCCAAGTGATGTTCTTCATGTGGACCCTTATTAGTAGTATCTCTGGATATTCTTCATCTCGTCTATATAAGTTATTCAAGAGCAAACATGTGAAGCTAACAATTTTTAGAACCTCTTTAATTTACCCtgtcattttatttcttatttttttcctaataaATCTGGTCCTTCATTATGAGCACTCCAACACAGCTATCTCCTTCTCCTCGTTGACGTTCGTGTGCATTTTATGGTTCGGGATATCTGTACCGCTCATTTGTTTGGGTTCTTACATTGGAAACAAGAAGAGCCCCATAGAGTTACCTGTCCGGGTCAACAACATTCCCAGACACATTCCAAAGCAACCCCTCCTGAACTCCTTCTTCGTCTCCTGCTTCCTCGTCGGCCTCATCCTCTTCGC GACCATGTACACCGAGctgttcttcctcttcacgtCCCTCTGGAAAAGCAACATGTACTACCTCTTTG GGTTCCTCTTTCTAGTAATTTTCCTACTCGGATTGCTGAGCGCTCAGTTGTCCATCGCCCTGACGTACTACTCCCTCTCCTG CGAGGATTACAACTGGTGGTGGAAATCTTTCGTGGCGCCAGGATCATCAGGATTGTTCCTATTCCTCTACTCGATATACTACTTCTTCATCAAGCTAAGCATCTCCAGTTTTGCGGAAACCTTTATTTACTTCGCTTACTCCTTTATCATGTCATACACATGCTTCATCTACACTGGCACGGCGGGCTTCTTGGCCTCCTTCGTCTTCCTAAGGAAAATCTACTCCTCGATAAAGGTGGACTGA
- a CDS encoding ATP-dependent RNA helicase ROK1, putative, with translation MEVAKQLTYGLNLRRCLKNEDLMSLKKENLKPLKNIFNISKGNDKTKGEEKESNGKEIKEKHERTVELLDFSEFSADPNLVANYMKSNKINIEFVNFTGSMVPIRFFKDISVESSEEEVGVSGIPTTWVEEKKKDGGTTPTNVERITLPRNDYQKLMNTIKNTFGFKSPTNIQKICIPTIMRGWNTICISQTGSGKTCAFLIPLLIRLICSSIEEQKQHQVESVVVDSVSKEKGPHSLSGKENNPESDAEEKKNCTAIRSLIVVPTNELASQIYDQASILFEAFPQFAVLHLTKEDQVKEEEFIDVCICTPLILIHLIETKKVTLSRCMFIVFDEVDKLFEVNFLDHVKKLLKVIQKRKIQKVFTTATLPGRTRSFISTLCPTYALVYFGQSINSVNRNVKQELLYVNNEEEKGLVLRNLVVGGGLHIPVLVFVNGVEKAKKVHDTLRCALSGVASIGAEHVALLTSERTKEERMQVFKKLREGHIWYLVCTDVLSRGIDVHGIETVINYDVCYDKYSYIHRVGRACRSDSEGGKAITFFMQQDVRHMKEIIKFVKSSGTEVPAYLQNFPFRASRGLGFHATGKKAHLKGKKAHLKGKKDHPKGKKDHPKGKKDHPKGKKDHPKGKKDHLKGKKDHPKGKKDHSKGKKTSVKEKKSGCKAKKLGFKEKKSSRKKA, from the coding sequence ATGGAGGTAGCGAAACAGCTAACCTATGGACTGAACTTAAGACGCTGCCTAAAAAATGAGGATTTGATGAGtttgaagaaggagaatCTGAAGCctctaaaaaatattttcaacatATCCAAAGGGAACGATAAAacgaagggggaagaaaaggaatcaaATGGCAAAGAGATTAAGGAGAAACATGAGAGGACAGTCGAATTGTTGGATTTTTCTGAATTCAGTGCTGACCCCAATTTGGTGGCAAACTATATGAAgagtaataaaataaacattgAGTTTGTGAACTTCACAGGGAGTATGGTTcccattcgtttttttaagGACATTTCAGTGGAGTCAAGTGAAGAAGAGGTCGGGGTAAGCGGAATACCTACCACATGggtggaagagaagaagaaggacggAGGTACCACCCCCACAAATGTGGAGAGGATAACCCTGCCAAGGAATGATTACCAAAAGTTGATGAATACAATTAAGAATACCTTTGGATTTAAAAGTCCAACGAATATTCAGAAGATTTGTATCCCCACGATTATGAGGGGGTGGAACACCATTTGCATTTCTCAGACAGGAAGTGGGAAGACTTGCGCGTTTTTAATTCCCCTCCTGATTCGACTAATTTGTTCAAGCATAGAGGAGCAGAAGCAACATCAGGTGGAAAGCGTGGTGGTTGATTCTGTGTCGAAGGAGAAGGGCCCACATTCCCTTTCCGGGAAGGAGAACAACCCTGAATCGGATgcggaagagaagaaaaattgcaCTGCCATTCGAAGCTTAATCGTTGTACCGACAAACGAACTGGCTAGCCAGATATATGATCAAGCATCCATCCTGTTTGAGGCGTTTCCACAGTTTGCGGTTCTACACCTAACGAAGGAAGATCAAgtgaaagaggaagaattCATAGATGTGTGCATCTGCACACCGTTAATACTGATCCATCTGAttgaaacgaaaaaagtaACCTTGTCCAGATGTATGTTCATCGTGTTTGATGAGGTGGATAAATTATTTGAGGTTAACTTTTTGGATCACGTCAAAAAACTGTTAAAAGTAATTCAGAAacgaaaaatacaaaaggtATTCACCACAGCCACGCTACCAGGTAGAACCCGATCCTTCATCAGCACTCTTTGTCCCACTTATGCATTGGTATACTTTGGCCAAAGCATCAATTCAGTTAATAGGAATGTGAAGCAGGAGTTGCTTTATGTGAACaacgaggaggaaaagggtTTGGTGTTGCGGAATTTGGTTGTGGGGGGCGGTTTGCACATTCCCGTGTTGGTATTCGTGAATGGCGTGGAGAAGGCGAAGAAGGTGCATGATACTTTGCGTTGCGCGTTGAGCGGGGTTGCCAGTATTGGTGCGGAGCACGTGGCGCTCCTCACGtcagaaagaacaaaagaggaaaggatgCAGGTTTTTAAGAAACTCCGGGAAGGACACATATGGTATTTAGTGTGTACCGATGTCTTGAGCAGAGGCATCGACGTTCATGGGATCGAGACGGTAATTAATTACGACGTTTGTTACGATAAGTACAGCTACATCCACAGGGTGGGGCGGGCGTGCCGGTCAGATTCGGAGGGAGGCAAGGCCATCACCTTTTTCATGCAACAGGATGTTAGGCACATGAAGGAAATTATAAAGTTCGTTAAGAGTAGTGGTACGGAGGTGCCGGCCTACCTGCAGAATTTCCCCTTTAGGGCTTCGCGCGGATTGGGCTTCCACGCTACGGGTAAGAAGGCTCAtctgaaggggaagaaggctcatctgaaggggaagaaggatcatccgaaagggaagaaggatcatccgaaagggaagaaggatcatccgaaagggaagaaggatcatccgaaagggaagaaggatcatctgaaagggaagaaggatcatccgaaaggaaagaaggatcattcgaaaggaaagaaaactagtgtgaaggaaaaaaagtcgGGTTgtaaagcaaaaaaattaggctttaaggagaaaaaatcgaGTAGGAAGAAGGCGTAA